The genome window TCAGGCGGGCACCGCGCGTGCGGCGTGCACCCCGGCCCGTGCGGGAGACTTTTTTCTGATGCCGCTTCACCGCCGCGGCGGCTTTGCGCTTGCGTTCCTGCGTCGGTTTCTCGTAAAACTCGCGCCGACGCGCCTCGGACAACACGCCCGCCTTCTCGCAGGTGCGCTTGAAGCGACGCAGGGCAACATCAAAGGGCTCGTTTTCGCGTAACTGAACGACCGGCATGCATACCTCGTGTGCCGACTGTCATCGGCGAAA of Immundisolibacter sp. contains these proteins:
- the rpsU gene encoding 30S ribosomal protein S21, with amino-acid sequence MPVVQLRENEPFDVALRRFKRTCEKAGVLSEARRREFYEKPTQERKRKAAAAVKRHQKKVSRTGRGARRTRGARLT